From a single Chloroflexota bacterium genomic region:
- a CDS encoding response regulator transcription factor gives MADDHALVRQGIRQFLEEADDIAVVAEAADGAEAVRVVEEYRPDVAILDIQMPRLTGIEATRQIKSRLPSTRVLILTAYDDDPYVFALFQAGADGYILKSADADDLLEAIRKVYRGEPALSPEVTDTVLRQIKKGGPAQAAEQVEPLTAREIAVLRLAAQGLTNRAIGRELGISDRTVQGHLANIYGKLNVSSRTEAVTEALKRGWIVLE, from the coding sequence ATAGCCGACGACCATGCCCTGGTGCGCCAGGGAATCCGCCAGTTCCTAGAAGAAGCCGACGATATTGCGGTGGTGGCCGAGGCTGCGGACGGAGCCGAGGCAGTGCGGGTGGTAGAAGAGTATCGGCCTGACGTCGCCATCCTGGACATCCAGATGCCAAGACTGACGGGCATTGAGGCCACACGCCAGATCAAGAGCCGCCTCCCGAGCACCCGAGTCCTCATTCTCACCGCCTACGACGATGACCCTTACGTCTTCGCGCTGTTCCAGGCCGGCGCCGACGGGTACATCCTGAAATCCGCGGACGCGGACGACCTGTTGGAGGCTATACGGAAAGTTTACCGCGGCGAGCCGGCGCTTAGCCCCGAAGTTACCGATACCGTGTTGCGGCAGATCAAAAAGGGAGGCCCCGCCCAGGCGGCAGAACAAGTGGAGCCTCTCACCGCGCGCGAAATCGCCGTCTTGCGGCTGGCGGCCCAGGGGCTGACAAACCGGGCCATCGGGCGCGAACTGGGTATCAGCGACCGCACCGTCCAGGGCCATCTGGCCAACATCTACGGCAAACTGAATGTGAGTAGCCGCACCGAGGCTGTTACCGAGGCGCTCAAACGCGGATGGATTGTCCTAGAGTAG
- a CDS encoding ABC transporter permease, with protein MSLIDVALKNLWRRKGRMMLLVLGLAIGVATAVALMSITRAMQADVAVKMDEFGANIVVVPKSNDLALSYGGVTVASAAYDVASLTVADVERIGSIQNAANISVIAPKLLGAVSLGGRQVLMAGVRFADELRLKRWWSVEQGMQPTDPEDALIGARLAQSLSVQPGDAVDINGRTFRIAGVLAENGSQDDDILFVDLSEAQQALGHPGAVSLVEVAALCTACPIEDIVEQIGQALPQARVTALRQAVALRMETVGQLERFAAATSVVVIIIGALVVLTTMLGAVAERRQEIGLFRALGFRQRHVARVILGEAALLSLAGGMLGWLAGLGAAILLVPRLANVSAPVPWDPIMGVLAVTCALAVGLSASLYPAMQATRVDPTVALRAL; from the coding sequence ATGAGTTTGATAGATGTTGCGCTGAAGAATCTGTGGCGGCGGAAAGGGCGCATGATGCTCCTGGTGCTCGGCCTGGCCATCGGCGTTGCCACTGCCGTGGCGCTTATGAGCATCACCCGGGCCATGCAGGCGGACGTGGCTGTGAAGATGGATGAATTCGGGGCTAACATTGTGGTCGTGCCCAAGTCCAACGACCTGGCGCTATCCTACGGCGGCGTCACCGTGGCTTCCGCGGCCTACGACGTGGCGTCTCTGACCGTGGCGGACGTGGAGCGCATCGGAAGCATCCAGAATGCGGCGAACATCAGCGTGATAGCGCCCAAACTGCTCGGAGCAGTGTCGCTCGGAGGGCGGCAGGTCCTCATGGCCGGCGTGCGCTTTGCGGATGAGTTGCGGCTCAAACGCTGGTGGAGCGTGGAGCAGGGGATGCAGCCGACGGATCCGGAAGACGCACTGATAGGGGCCAGGTTGGCCCAGAGCCTGTCCGTTCAGCCGGGCGATGCAGTTGACATAAACGGGAGAACGTTCCGTATAGCGGGCGTCCTCGCCGAAAACGGCTCCCAGGATGACGACATTCTGTTTGTGGACCTATCTGAAGCCCAGCAGGCATTGGGCCACCCCGGGGCGGTTAGTCTGGTGGAAGTGGCGGCGCTATGCACAGCATGCCCGATTGAAGACATCGTGGAGCAGATTGGACAGGCGCTGCCACAGGCTCGCGTAACGGCGCTGCGACAGGCGGTTGCCTTGCGCATGGAGACAGTGGGGCAGTTGGAACGCTTTGCGGCGGCCACATCGGTCGTGGTGATCATCATCGGCGCGCTGGTCGTGCTCACGACCATGCTGGGCGCGGTGGCCGAGAGGCGGCAGGAAATCGGGCTGTTTCGCGCGTTGGGGTTCCGTCAGCGGCACGTGGCGCGAGTCATTCTCGGCGAGGCGGCGCTGTTGAGCCTGGCGGGCGGCATGCTGGGGTGGCTGGCAGGCTTGGGGGCGGCCATCTTGCTGGTTCCGCGGTTGGCAAACGTGAGCGCACCTGTGCCATGGGACCCCATCATGGGCGTGCTAGCGGTCACGTGTGCCCTGGCCGTGGGGCTATCGGCCAGCCTGTACCCGGCCATGCAGGCCACGCGCGTGGACCCGACGGTTGCCCTACGGGCGCTGTAG
- a CDS encoding WYL domain-containing protein, translated as MDRSVRLMYIQRLFYQNPRGYKASELARLCGVDPRTINRDLQDLQDEPFRLPLVAEPDWRWRLMKGHRFTLPPIYFSLQEAAALYLAARLLDRISDEPNPFVARALVALADALPAEVGHVIHEMVSERLGEEQSPFARAFEVITLGWATGRKVHMRYRSLHSDEVRDTVLEPYLVVPSWPGHAIYVIGYASHAGEVRTFKMERVLDAELLEETFTVPPEFDGASLLKSAWGIMWGEETKEVVLRFTPAVARRVKEGRWHSSQEVQDCDDGGCILRFHVAHPGEMKSWILGWGPDCEVLAPESLRRSVADALRRAAALYGEEPPPANGELPAG; from the coding sequence ATGGATCGCTCGGTACGCCTGATGTACATCCAGCGGCTATTCTATCAGAACCCGAGGGGGTACAAAGCCTCCGAACTGGCGCGGTTGTGCGGCGTGGACCCCCGCACCATCAACCGCGACCTCCAGGACCTGCAGGACGAGCCGTTTCGGCTCCCCCTGGTAGCGGAACCGGACTGGCGCTGGCGGCTGATGAAGGGCCACCGGTTCACGCTTCCGCCCATCTACTTCTCGCTCCAGGAGGCCGCCGCTCTGTACCTGGCGGCGCGGCTGCTGGACAGGATCAGCGACGAGCCGAACCCATTCGTGGCGCGGGCGCTGGTCGCCCTGGCCGACGCCCTGCCCGCCGAAGTGGGGCACGTCATCCACGAAATGGTCTCCGAGAGGCTCGGCGAGGAACAATCACCGTTCGCCCGCGCCTTTGAGGTCATCACCCTCGGCTGGGCCACGGGGCGCAAGGTGCACATGCGCTACCGGTCGCTGCACAGCGACGAGGTGCGCGACACGGTGCTGGAGCCGTACCTGGTCGTGCCCTCCTGGCCGGGCCATGCCATCTACGTCATCGGCTACGCATCCCACGCCGGTGAGGTTCGCACGTTCAAGATGGAGCGCGTTCTGGACGCCGAACTCCTGGAGGAAACCTTCACCGTACCGCCGGAGTTTGACGGGGCCTCGCTCCTGAAAAGCGCCTGGGGCATCATGTGGGGCGAGGAGACCAAGGAGGTCGTCCTGCGGTTCACCCCCGCCGTGGCGCGGCGCGTGAAGGAAGGCCGATGGCACAGCAGCCAGGAGGTGCAGGACTGCGACGATGGCGGGTGCATCCTGCGGTTCCACGTGGCGCACCCCGGCGAGATGAAGTCGTGGATTCTGGGCTGGGGGCCCGACTGCGAGGTGCTCGCGCCCGAAAGCCTGCGGCGGTCGGTCGCCGACGCCCTGCGGCGGGCCGCCGCGCTGTACGGCGAGGAGCCACCGCCGGCAAACGGAGAACTCCCGGCAGGCTAG
- the dprA gene encoding DNA-protecting protein DprA: protein MDEVAFWVGFNLVPGIGPKRIRLLLDHFGELSRAWEASAWDLSAAGLDTRCIQALQETRAKISLEREMARVERAGATILTWRDPEYPRLLRNIAASPPLLYVRGEILPRDELALAVVGTRKASTYGREVAHLLASEIARCGVTIVSGLARGIDGVAHRAALSVGGRTIAVLGSGVDVIYPAEHRDLAERIIQNGALVSECPIGAKPEAGNFPARNRIISGLALGTLVVEAGRESGALLTARHALEQGRDVFAVPGSILAAGSRGVNELIRDGAKPVVCAEDILQELNLNMVEEFVQAREALPEAGGEALLLQHMAAEPIHVDELARATGMSIADVNSTLVMMELKGLVRHVGSMNYVAVREGRQVYRP, encoded by the coding sequence TTGGATGAGGTTGCCTTCTGGGTAGGGTTCAATCTCGTGCCAGGGATAGGCCCGAAGCGCATCCGTCTGCTGCTGGATCACTTCGGAGAACTGTCGCGGGCCTGGGAGGCAAGCGCCTGGGATCTGTCGGCGGCGGGCCTGGACACTCGCTGCATCCAGGCGTTGCAGGAGACCCGCGCCAAAATCTCGCTGGAGCGGGAGATGGCGCGCGTGGAGCGGGCAGGCGCGACGATTCTCACCTGGCGCGATCCCGAGTACCCTCGCCTGCTGCGGAACATCGCGGCCTCGCCACCCCTGCTGTACGTTCGGGGCGAGATACTGCCCCGCGACGAACTGGCGCTGGCCGTGGTGGGCACGCGAAAGGCCAGCACCTACGGGCGCGAGGTGGCCCATCTGCTGGCGTCGGAGATCGCGCGGTGCGGCGTTACGATCGTCAGTGGGCTGGCGCGCGGGATTGACGGGGTGGCGCACCGCGCTGCACTGTCGGTGGGCGGCCGCACCATCGCCGTGCTGGGTTCGGGCGTGGACGTGATCTACCCCGCCGAGCACCGAGATTTGGCCGAGCGCATCATCCAGAACGGCGCGCTGGTCAGCGAGTGTCCCATCGGCGCGAAGCCGGAGGCGGGGAACTTTCCGGCGCGGAATCGGATTATCAGCGGGCTGGCGCTGGGGACGCTGGTGGTGGAGGCGGGCCGAGAAAGCGGCGCGCTGCTCACGGCACGCCACGCGCTGGAGCAGGGACGGGATGTGTTCGCCGTCCCTGGCAGCATCCTGGCTGCTGGCAGTCGCGGCGTCAACGAACTCATCCGCGACGGCGCGAAGCCGGTCGTCTGCGCGGAGGACATCCTCCAGGAACTCAACCTGAACATGGTGGAGGAATTCGTGCAGGCGCGGGAGGCTCTGCCGGAGGCAGGCGGAGAGGCGTTGCTCTTGCAGCACATGGCGGCGGAGCCGATTCACGTGGACGAGTTGGCGCGGGCCACCGGCATGTCCATCGCCGACGTGAACAGTACCCTGGTGATGATGGAACTCAAGGGTCTGGTGCGGCATGTCGGCAGCATGAACTATGTGGCCGTGCGCGAAGGGCGGCAGGTCTATCGTCCGTAA
- a CDS encoding EamA family transporter, protein MNPQLLALFTAIAWGVGGFFEKKGLHLGNLSPQVGITIRTAVALIILGAASASQWKSIAQAGAKPLLMMALGGGVLAGAVGMLCFYAAIKGAPLGRVMPIAFTSPLFGALMGILFGGEPLTWKTALGMLLTIGGIVTLTIG, encoded by the coding sequence ATGAACCCCCAACTGCTCGCTCTGTTCACCGCCATCGCGTGGGGCGTGGGTGGCTTCTTTGAGAAGAAGGGGCTTCACCTGGGCAACCTATCGCCCCAGGTGGGCATCACCATCCGCACCGCCGTCGCGCTCATCATCCTCGGCGCGGCCAGCGCATCCCAGTGGAAGAGCATCGCCCAGGCAGGCGCCAAGCCCCTCTTGATGATGGCGCTTGGGGGCGGCGTGCTGGCAGGCGCTGTGGGAATGCTGTGCTTCTACGCCGCCATCAAGGGCGCGCCGCTGGGCCGCGTGATGCCTATCGCCTTCACATCGCCCCTCTTCGGCGCGCTCATGGGCATCCTCTTCGGCGGCGAACCGCTCACGTGGAAGACGGCCCTGGGGATGCTTCTGACCATCGGCGGCATCGTGACGCTGACCATAGGCTAG
- the ffh gene encoding signal recognition particle protein — translation MFETLSTRLQAIFDRLSGRGKLSEQDIDAALREVRLALLEADVNFTVVKAFLARVKERAMGAEVARSLTPAQQVIKIVHQELIATLGQSAKLDLSGPPPNVVMLVGLQGSGKTTTAAKLALHLRKAGQRPMLVAADTYRPAAVTQLEVLGAQLEIPVHSEGTSVPPPQICAHALDKARKAAYTVLILDTAGRLHIDDQMMSELKVIKATVKPSEVLLVADAMTGQDAVRVATEFNGQVGLTGLILTKVDGDARGGAAISMREVTGVPIKFLATGEKLDALEVFHPDRLASRILGMGDVLTLIERAEASLDKESALAMARKLRTATFDLEDFRKQLHEVRKMGPMSQLLEMIPGLSQASRDIPADLTEKQMKQVEAIINSMTPEERRRPEIINASRKRRIARGSGTTVQDVNQLLSQFRQMQRMMKDLAGGKKGGLFNLFR, via the coding sequence GTGTTTGAAACGCTTTCTACCAGACTCCAGGCCATATTTGACCGCCTGTCGGGTCGCGGCAAACTGTCCGAGCAGGACATAGATGCGGCGCTGCGAGAGGTGCGGCTGGCGCTGCTTGAGGCCGATGTCAACTTCACCGTGGTGAAGGCGTTCCTGGCGCGGGTGAAGGAGCGCGCGATGGGTGCCGAGGTGGCGCGCAGCCTCACGCCGGCGCAGCAGGTCATCAAGATCGTGCACCAGGAACTCATCGCCACGCTGGGCCAGTCGGCCAAACTGGACCTTTCGGGGCCGCCCCCGAACGTGGTCATGCTGGTCGGGCTGCAGGGTTCGGGCAAGACGACGACGGCCGCCAAACTGGCGCTGCACCTGCGCAAGGCGGGGCAGCGGCCCATGCTTGTGGCCGCCGACACCTACCGCCCCGCCGCCGTTACCCAGTTGGAGGTTCTGGGCGCGCAACTGGAGATTCCCGTCCACTCCGAGGGCACGAGCGTGCCGCCACCCCAGATTTGCGCCCACGCTCTGGACAAGGCGCGCAAGGCGGCGTACACCGTCCTCATCCTGGACACGGCGGGCCGCCTGCACATTGACGATCAGATGATGTCCGAACTGAAGGTCATCAAGGCCACGGTCAAGCCGAGCGAGGTTCTCCTGGTGGCCGACGCCATGACGGGCCAGGACGCGGTGCGCGTGGCCACGGAATTCAACGGGCAGGTGGGCCTCACGGGGCTGATCCTCACCAAGGTGGACGGCGACGCGCGCGGCGGCGCGGCCATTTCCATGCGCGAAGTTACAGGCGTGCCCATCAAGTTCCTGGCGACGGGCGAGAAACTGGACGCCCTGGAGGTTTTCCATCCCGACCGGCTGGCGTCGCGCATCCTGGGGATGGGCGACGTGCTGACGCTCATTGAGAGGGCAGAGGCGTCGCTGGACAAGGAGTCGGCGCTGGCGATGGCTCGCAAACTGCGGACCGCCACCTTTGACCTGGAGGATTTTCGCAAGCAGTTGCACGAGGTCCGCAAGATGGGGCCGATGAGCCAACTGCTGGAGATGATCCCAGGGCTGTCGCAGGCAAGCCGAGACATCCCCGCCGATCTGACCGAGAAACAGATGAAGCAGGTGGAGGCCATCATCAACTCCATGACGCCGGAGGAGCGGCGGCGCCCCGAGATCATCAACGCCAGTCGGAAGCGGCGCATTGCCCGCGGCAGCGGCACGACCGTGCAGGACGTGAACCAACTCTTGTCCCAGTTCCGACAGATGCAGCGGATGATGAAAGACCTGGCGGGCGGCAAGAAAGGCGGGCTATTCAACCTGTTCCGGTGA
- a CDS encoding KH domain-containing protein yields MKELIEYIGKSLVDDPSAVRVDERITSSRIIIHLRVGSKDMGRVIGKEGRVANAMRALLRVGAAQRGKPYVLEID; encoded by the coding sequence GTGAAAGAACTCATTGAGTACATCGGCAAGTCCCTGGTGGACGATCCTTCGGCGGTGCGCGTGGACGAGCGCATAACTTCTTCGCGCATCATCATCCATCTGCGCGTCGGCTCCAAGGACATGGGGCGGGTCATCGGCAAGGAGGGGCGCGTGGCCAATGCCATGCGGGCGCTCCTGCGGGTGGGGGCCGCCCAGCGCGGGAAGCCCTACGTTTTGGAGATTGACTAA
- a CDS encoding HAMP domain-containing protein, giving the protein MSTDARTTPRRRWYRRLEVQLWLWAVMPLTLALVAFTLTGVYSHQRAMHDFVAERDAALAGLYARQIEDGLAHGTIYLDGTGIALTVRDAHIGKRGILYVVDSEGHAVFHPDPAVVGQDLSASPAVQAAMRSISGTVSGRLPDGTETIASFATVGETRWRVIVEEPVADVIVPILRFSSLVPALVAAAVILSVIIVYFSVRTIVRPLQRLADASARITGGEFSGLQLDVGGVEEIRDLQHALRDMVERIRRYQESMRDYIEGITQGQEAERARLSRDLHDQTVQDLIAMTQRLQLAQRALERGDSSAALDALRAARSLAQDALGELRRLIRALRPIYLEDLGFLPALEMLVRETPNPPAELRVSGEARRLRPDVELAAFRIAQEALANAVQHAGASKITLTVSFGKRGITLSVEDDGVGFILPDIPDTLTHRGHFGLVGMRERAALLGGRLEIRSEPGRGTRVTAWFPAE; this is encoded by the coding sequence ATGTCCACGGATGCACGCACCACCCCACGAAGGAGATGGTACCGCCGGCTTGAAGTGCAACTGTGGCTGTGGGCAGTCATGCCCCTGACGCTGGCGCTGGTCGCCTTCACGCTGACTGGCGTCTATAGCCACCAGCGCGCGATGCACGACTTCGTAGCCGAGCGCGACGCGGCGCTGGCGGGTTTGTACGCCAGGCAAATTGAGGACGGCCTGGCGCACGGAACGATCTACCTGGATGGGACAGGCATCGCGCTGACCGTCCGCGATGCGCACATTGGCAAGCGCGGCATCCTCTACGTAGTGGACAGCGAAGGCCACGCTGTATTCCACCCGGACCCCGCCGTCGTAGGTCAGGACCTGTCCGCTAGCCCCGCTGTGCAGGCAGCCATGCGCTCCATCAGCGGGACCGTGTCGGGCCGTCTCCCCGATGGCACCGAGACCATTGCGTCCTTTGCCACCGTGGGCGAAACCCGTTGGCGCGTCATTGTGGAGGAACCTGTGGCCGATGTGATTGTGCCCATCCTCCGATTTTCAAGCCTTGTGCCGGCGTTGGTTGCCGCCGCGGTAATCCTGTCGGTGATCATTGTCTACTTTTCGGTGCGCACCATCGTCCGCCCGCTGCAACGCCTGGCGGATGCGTCCGCCAGGATAACGGGAGGCGAGTTCTCCGGGCTGCAACTGGACGTGGGCGGGGTAGAAGAAATCCGCGACCTCCAACACGCTCTTAGGGACATGGTGGAGCGCATCCGGCGCTACCAGGAATCCATGCGCGACTACATTGAGGGCATCACCCAGGGGCAAGAAGCCGAACGCGCGCGCCTATCGCGGGACCTCCACGACCAGACGGTGCAAGACCTGATCGCCATGACCCAGCGTTTGCAGTTGGCCCAGCGCGCCCTGGAACGCGGCGACTCGTCGGCCGCCTTGGATGCGCTCCGTGCCGCGCGCTCGCTGGCCCAAGATGCGCTGGGCGAACTGCGCCGACTCATTCGCGCCCTGCGGCCTATCTATCTGGAAGACCTTGGGTTTCTTCCCGCGCTAGAGATGCTGGTGCGAGAGACCCCGAACCCCCCTGCCGAACTCCGCGTATCCGGGGAGGCACGCCGGCTTCGCCCTGATGTGGAACTGGCCGCGTTCCGCATAGCACAAGAGGCGCTCGCCAACGCCGTCCAGCACGCAGGAGCCAGCAAGATCACTCTGACCGTCTCTTTCGGCAAACGCGGAATAACCCTGTCGGTGGAAGACGATGGAGTCGGATTCATCCTGCCGGACATCCCCGACACGCTGACCCACCGGGGACACTTCGGCCTTGTGGGCATGAGGGAAAGGGCCGCGCTGCTGGGCGGGCGGCTGGAGATCCGCTCGGAACCCGGGCGTGGAACCCGAGTAACCGCTTGGTTTCCGGCAGAATAG
- a CDS encoding DUF2318 domain-containing protein: protein MLGAALVLLAAAGVALVLGKSPGAGARVISPSPATGDAPQPSSPSVKAATVGHAPYPVVQAENGVVRLPLATFDDGKAHHYTYVYNGKPLEFFVLKSADGTVRAAFNACDVCYPFKKGYRQEGDEVVCNNCGRRFPADQINVVQGGCNPSPLNRAVDGDMLVIQAEDIAAGIKYF from the coding sequence ATGCTGGGGGCCGCGCTCGTCCTGCTGGCTGCAGCGGGAGTGGCGCTTGTGCTCGGTAAATCCCCCGGCGCAGGCGCCAGAGTCATTAGCCCATCCCCCGCAACGGGGGATGCACCGCAACCGTCGTCGCCCTCGGTCAAGGCCGCGACGGTTGGACACGCGCCGTATCCAGTGGTACAGGCGGAGAACGGGGTCGTTCGCTTGCCGCTTGCAACCTTTGATGATGGCAAGGCTCACCACTACACCTATGTGTACAACGGAAAGCCTCTGGAGTTTTTCGTTCTCAAGAGCGCGGATGGAACCGTGCGCGCGGCTTTCAACGCTTGCGACGTGTGCTACCCGTTCAAGAAAGGCTATCGTCAGGAAGGCGATGAGGTCGTGTGCAACAACTGCGGGCGGCGCTTTCCTGCCGATCAGATCAACGTTGTGCAAGGCGGTTGCAATCCCTCGCCGCTGAATCGCGCGGTGGATGGGGACATGCTGGTGATCCAGGCAGAAGATATCGCTGCCGGAATCAAGTACTTCTAA
- the rimM gene encoding 16S rRNA processing protein RimM, giving the protein MPDLADGQSLRDANGSAERDLPAEPRFLIVGQVRAPHGVRGELRVQVLTDFPERFRQGAEIWIGPEPRRYTIQKARFYKGDVVIKLVGLDDRNAVEMLRGAEISVPTEQAMPLPADTFYVHQIVGLQVWTDAGQRLGTVSEVISLPANDVYVVDTPQGEVWLPAIADVILGIDLEQGRMTVHLIPGLV; this is encoded by the coding sequence ATGCCCGATTTGGCGGATGGCCAATCGCTTCGCGACGCAAACGGCTCAGCCGAGCGAGACCTGCCGGCTGAGCCTCGCTTTTTGATTGTGGGCCAGGTGCGCGCGCCGCACGGCGTGCGAGGGGAACTGCGCGTGCAGGTGCTCACCGATTTCCCCGAACGGTTTCGGCAGGGCGCCGAGATTTGGATCGGGCCGGAGCCGCGCCGCTACACCATCCAGAAGGCGCGGTTCTACAAGGGCGATGTCGTCATCAAACTCGTCGGCCTGGACGACCGCAACGCGGTGGAGATGCTGCGCGGCGCGGAAATCTCGGTGCCCACCGAGCAGGCGATGCCCCTGCCCGCCGACACGTTCTACGTTCACCAGATCGTCGGGCTTCAAGTGTGGACGGACGCCGGCCAGCGCCTTGGGACGGTCTCGGAGGTGATCAGCCTGCCGGCCAATGATGTCTATGTGGTGGACACGCCGCAAGGCGAGGTCTGGCTGCCGGCCATTGCGGACGTCATCCTGGGGATAGACCTTGAGCAGGGCCGAATGACCGTTCACCTCATCCCTGGCCTCGTGTAG
- the rpsP gene encoding 30S ribosomal protein S16: MLRIRLRRVGAKKQPSYRIVVTEREAPRDGAFLEIIGFYNPRTEPETVEINEERALHWLSQGAKPSDAVMRMLTKAGIMDKWAAAKQGSTEQPTA, from the coding sequence ATGCTGCGTATTCGTTTGCGACGAGTTGGTGCCAAGAAACAGCCCAGTTACCGCATCGTGGTAACGGAGCGCGAAGCGCCCCGCGACGGCGCGTTCCTTGAGATCATCGGCTTCTACAACCCTCGGACGGAGCCGGAGACCGTGGAGATCAACGAGGAGCGGGCGCTGCACTGGCTGTCCCAGGGCGCGAAGCCCAGCGATGCCGTGATGCGGATGCTGACCAAGGCCGGCATCATGGACAAGTGGGCCGCCGCCAAGCAGGGCAGCACCGAGCAACCCACGGCGTAG
- a CDS encoding ABC transporter ATP-binding protein — MIELHDVSKVYNSAGAPVVALRDVSLTIAEGEFVALMGPSGSGKSTLLTVVGGMNSPTSGRVLVDGIDVYSLSTEQQADFRHEYIGFVFQQLQLLPYLTALENVLLTMAIAPIPRGEKIARAHQVLAQVGLEGKERRLPSQLSGGEQGRVAVARALVNRPPILLADEPTGSLDRATGAQVLALLRDLNRAGQTVVMVTHDPQAAAYAGRVIRILDGQIVDGGATMRSSEPARAALSAALR, encoded by the coding sequence ATGATTGAACTTCACGATGTGAGCAAAGTCTACAATTCTGCCGGCGCTCCGGTTGTTGCCCTTCGCGACGTGAGCCTGACGATCGCAGAAGGGGAATTCGTGGCTCTGATGGGGCCGTCAGGGTCGGGCAAGAGCACGCTGCTCACCGTTGTGGGTGGCATGAACTCGCCTACTTCCGGCCGCGTGCTTGTGGATGGCATTGACGTGTACAGCCTGTCCACCGAACAGCAGGCCGATTTCCGCCATGAGTACATAGGGTTCGTCTTTCAACAACTCCAATTGCTGCCGTACTTGACTGCTTTAGAGAACGTCCTGCTGACCATGGCCATTGCCCCGATTCCTCGCGGGGAGAAGATCGCCCGAGCCCATCAGGTCCTGGCGCAGGTGGGTTTAGAAGGGAAGGAGCGCCGTCTCCCTTCGCAGTTGTCCGGCGGGGAACAGGGGCGCGTGGCGGTGGCGCGGGCGTTGGTCAATCGTCCGCCTATTCTACTTGCCGACGAGCCTACGGGGAGCCTGGACCGGGCGACCGGCGCCCAGGTGCTGGCATTGCTACGCGACCTAAACCGGGCCGGACAAACCGTCGTGATGGTAACCCACGACCCCCAGGCGGCAGCCTATGCAGGGCGCGTGATTCGCATCCTGGACGGCCAGATCGTTGACGGGGGCGCAACGATGCGATCGTCGGAGCCTGCGCGGGCGGCTCTGTCCGCGGCCCTCCGTTGA
- a CDS encoding GNAT family N-acetyltransferase, with product MAGITVGQATAADWDDLVSLWAADREGAAVAEVRAGAEEARRAWDFLRGDGFWVLLARVGGEPAGFAHVCRIPKADSRRGYLYVDELFVHPAHRRKGVAMALLNHAADLSRELGLAGVRLLVRSENAAARALYRKAGFQEHSTILCQRETGQAP from the coding sequence ATGGCCGGCATCACGGTGGGGCAGGCTACGGCGGCGGACTGGGACGACTTGGTGTCGCTGTGGGCGGCGGACAGGGAGGGCGCCGCGGTTGCTGAGGTTCGCGCAGGGGCGGAGGAAGCGCGCCGCGCCTGGGACTTTCTGCGGGGCGATGGCTTCTGGGTGCTGCTGGCCCGCGTGGGCGGCGAGCCGGCGGGGTTCGCCCACGTGTGCCGCATCCCCAAGGCCGACTCGCGCCGTGGCTACCTGTATGTGGACGAGTTGTTCGTCCATCCGGCGCACCGGCGCAAGGGCGTGGCGATGGCGCTGCTGAACCACGCGGCGGACTTGAGCCGGGAACTGGGCCTGGCCGGAGTGCGGTTGCTGGTCCGATCCGAAAACGCCGCCGCCCGCGCCTTGTACCGCAAGGCCGGGTTTCAGGAGCATTCCACCATCCTATGCCAGCGCGAAACGGGCCAGGCGCCGTAA